In one Natronosalvus amylolyticus genomic region, the following are encoded:
- a CDS encoding replication factor C large subunit yields MSDWTETYRPTTLSEVRGNDKARGQLKKWADTWDEHRKAVIVHGSPGIGKTSAAHALAYDMGWPVMELNASDDRQADVIKRVAGEASKSGTLTGGSGGRRLVILDEADNFHGNADYGGSREVTRVVKEAGQPVVLVANEFYDMSKSLRNFCETIEFRDVSARSIVPVLRDICRREGIEFEEDALRAIADSTSGDLRSAVNDLQAVAEGSEVLTVEDVVTGERDQTEGIFDFLDRLIKEEDAHGALQAAYNVDETPDELLNWVEDNVPKDYSGGELADAYEFLSNADRWLGRVRSTQNYTFWRYATDNIAAGVAASRREPKGGWTRYGPPSYWSKLGRTRGTRDRRDGIAQRIADREGASVATVRREMMPFLEAMTHLCRNRELTVTMTAAYDLDADEVSFITGSGASTNKVESIVEDARAQREETAVEHSEGAFFAQETNRSSEDSNVDTDGTTPNEGVTHDGTTLEEATAGNTDDDTADTTAESGTRTSSSGSDEADAEETAEADDGQSGLSDFF; encoded by the coding sequence ATGAGTGACTGGACCGAGACGTACCGCCCGACGACGCTCTCGGAAGTACGCGGAAACGACAAAGCCCGCGGCCAACTGAAAAAGTGGGCGGACACCTGGGACGAGCACCGAAAGGCCGTCATCGTCCACGGGAGTCCGGGCATCGGAAAGACCTCGGCCGCCCACGCGTTGGCCTACGACATGGGTTGGCCGGTGATGGAACTCAACGCGAGCGACGACAGGCAGGCAGACGTTATCAAACGCGTCGCCGGTGAAGCGTCGAAAAGCGGCACGCTCACCGGCGGGAGCGGCGGCCGCCGACTCGTGATTCTGGACGAAGCCGACAACTTCCACGGCAACGCCGACTACGGCGGCTCTCGGGAAGTGACTCGAGTCGTCAAGGAAGCCGGCCAACCGGTCGTGCTCGTCGCCAACGAGTTCTACGACATGAGCAAGTCGCTTCGCAACTTCTGTGAAACAATCGAGTTTCGGGACGTCTCCGCTCGCTCTATCGTTCCCGTACTCCGTGATATCTGTCGCCGTGAGGGGATCGAGTTCGAAGAAGACGCACTCCGGGCGATTGCCGACTCGACGAGCGGTGACCTTCGCTCGGCGGTCAACGACTTACAGGCGGTCGCCGAAGGCAGTGAGGTATTGACCGTCGAGGATGTCGTCACCGGCGAGCGCGACCAGACGGAGGGAATCTTCGATTTCCTCGACCGGCTGATCAAAGAAGAAGACGCCCACGGCGCGTTGCAGGCGGCCTACAACGTCGACGAAACGCCCGACGAACTGCTCAACTGGGTCGAAGATAACGTCCCCAAAGACTACAGCGGCGGCGAACTCGCCGACGCCTACGAATTCCTGAGCAATGCCGACCGCTGGCTCGGCCGCGTACGCTCGACGCAGAACTACACCTTCTGGCGGTACGCGACCGACAACATCGCCGCCGGCGTCGCCGCCTCGCGACGCGAACCCAAGGGCGGGTGGACCCGCTACGGGCCGCCGAGTTACTGGTCCAAACTCGGGCGCACCCGCGGCACCCGTGACCGACGTGATGGGATTGCCCAGCGAATCGCCGACCGCGAGGGTGCGAGTGTCGCCACCGTTCGGCGCGAAATGATGCCCTTTCTCGAGGCGATGACTCACCTCTGTCGGAACCGCGAACTGACGGTCACGATGACCGCGGCGTACGACCTGGACGCCGACGAGGTCTCGTTCATTACGGGTAGCGGTGCCAGTACGAACAAAGTCGAATCCATCGTCGAGGACGCACGGGCACAGCGTGAAGAAACCGCTGTCGAACACTCGGAGGGTGCGTTCTTTGCACAGGAGACGAACCGCTCGAGCGAGGACTCGAATGTCGACACCGACGGGACAACCCCCAACGAGGGTGTCACACACGATGGAACCACCCTCGAGGAAGCAACTGCTGGCAATAC
- a CDS encoding type II toxin-antitoxin system VapC family toxin: MYAETDFLLALIKEDDWLGEAAEFVYRKHRDELWTSQFTLIELLMVAYREERDTERVVSNAANLVEVRGDVETVVTAATYVEDHGFTPFDALHLVESNGDTIVSSDDTYADVTSRLDMKGVDAE; encoded by the coding sequence ATGTATGCGGAAACCGATTTTCTTCTCGCACTCATTAAGGAGGATGACTGGCTCGGCGAGGCCGCCGAGTTTGTGTACCGGAAACACCGTGACGAGTTGTGGACGTCACAGTTCACCCTCATCGAACTCCTGATGGTCGCCTACCGGGAAGAACGTGATACCGAACGCGTCGTTTCGAACGCCGCCAATCTCGTCGAAGTACGCGGTGACGTGGAGACGGTCGTGACGGCGGCGACGTACGTGGAAGACCACGGGTTCACACCGTTCGACGCGCTTCACCTCGTCGAATCGAACGGCGATACCATCGTCTCGAGCGACGATACGTATGCGGACGTCACGTCCCGTCTGGACATGAAGGGAGTCGACGCCGAGTGA
- a CDS encoding AbrB/MazE/SpoVT family DNA-binding domain-containing protein: MSDVALDDRGRLTLPKEVRERYGDRYHVVQLPDGVKLVPVADDPLEALRDEFADVEKSADELREETREAALDEAGR, encoded by the coding sequence ATGTCAGACGTAGCGCTTGACGACCGCGGTCGTCTCACGCTCCCGAAAGAGGTTAGAGAGCGATACGGAGACCGATACCACGTCGTTCAGCTTCCCGACGGGGTCAAACTGGTTCCGGTCGCCGACGACCCGCTCGAGGCACTCAGGGACGAGTTCGCGGATGTCGAGAAGTCAGCTGATGAACTTCGTGAAGAAACACGTGAAGCAGCGCTCGACGAGGCCGGACGATAG